One window from the genome of Armatimonadota bacterium encodes:
- a CDS encoding phage/plasmid primase, P4 family — MAESVYLAARRYAAAGLSVIPLKLDGSKAPAVAWDAYKTEIADDRTLRGWFSLGNHGIAIIGGAVSGNLERIDFDLPGSCKAWADLAKECGYGELIESLPLVRTPRSKQCYHLYYRCESPVQGNQPLARYLDPDGKVKVAIETRGEGGYTIAPGSPVEVHPTGNPYILVRGDLCDIPVISADDREALLEIARSFNEYRPDDKVASARPEPERGGTPGDDYNARGDWRNVLQGQGWSLVWGKGEVEYWRRPGKSKGISATWNYKDSEVFYVFSTNAPPFEAERSYTPFGIYTTILHSGDYSAAAKALSGDGYGTPTASATVTHTPRQEAKQVNDADLAFFAQTDLGNAERFLARHGGDLLYCPSFGKWFVWDKMRWAEDETGKVIQRAALTVRKMLDEAQTLVDESAQKRLFKYARASESNNKIYAMLNLARAWLGISSDELDSDPWLLNCKNGILDLRNGELLKHRQDNYITKLVPWNYDPEAECPAWLGFLDSIFQGNQHIIDYIQRAVGYALTGVIREQCLFFLYGVGSNGKSTFLNVIQDVLGDYAKDTPTESLMVKQNDGISNDIARLRGARFVTAVEAEADKRMAESLVKRLTGGDTITARFMRQEFFQFRGTFKIFLATNHKPGVRGTDDGIWRRIKMIPFLVRIPDSEQDATLPDRLREEAEGVLAWAVRGCRIWQKQGLGEPEEVTAATAEYRDEMDFLGPFVADRCILQATQSVKASDLYKEYLDYCDVNKDKPLSSTKFGRMMMDRPGIRKQRHSSGNGIEYWGIGLGKLGACLSYAEHNEYDEI, encoded by the coding sequence ATGGCAGAATCGGTTTATCTGGCGGCACGGCGATATGCCGCAGCGGGGCTGTCGGTAATACCTCTAAAATTGGACGGCAGCAAGGCTCCCGCGGTTGCCTGGGATGCCTACAAAACAGAGATAGCCGACGACCGGACACTGCGCGGGTGGTTCTCGCTCGGCAACCACGGCATAGCAATCATCGGCGGCGCGGTATCCGGCAACCTGGAGAGGATTGACTTCGATCTGCCCGGTTCGTGCAAAGCCTGGGCGGATCTGGCCAAGGAATGCGGCTATGGCGAACTCATAGAGTCATTACCGCTTGTCCGCACGCCCAGGTCGAAGCAGTGCTACCACCTCTACTACAGGTGTGAATCTCCGGTCCAGGGGAACCAGCCGCTTGCCCGGTATCTCGACCCTGACGGCAAGGTAAAAGTCGCCATTGAGACAAGAGGGGAAGGGGGCTATACCATAGCTCCCGGTTCTCCTGTCGAAGTCCACCCGACCGGCAATCCCTATATACTCGTGCGCGGCGATCTGTGCGATATTCCGGTTATAAGTGCTGATGACCGTGAGGCTCTGCTTGAGATAGCGCGCTCATTCAACGAGTATAGGCCCGATGACAAGGTGGCTTCAGCGCGACCGGAACCGGAACGTGGAGGCACTCCTGGCGATGATTACAATGCCCGTGGTGACTGGCGGAATGTATTGCAAGGCCAGGGCTGGTCGCTGGTATGGGGCAAGGGTGAAGTCGAATACTGGCGGCGTCCAGGCAAATCCAAGGGTATATCCGCCACGTGGAACTACAAGGACTCTGAGGTATTCTACGTCTTCAGCACGAATGCCCCACCATTTGAGGCAGAGCGGTCGTATACGCCGTTTGGTATCTACACTACGATTTTGCACAGTGGCGACTACTCAGCCGCAGCTAAGGCGCTTTCCGGCGATGGCTACGGCACGCCTACTGCCTCTGCGACGGTTACACATACGCCGCGTCAAGAGGCAAAGCAGGTCAATGACGCTGATCTGGCATTCTTCGCTCAGACTGACCTCGGAAACGCCGAACGCTTCCTGGCCAGACATGGCGGCGATCTGCTTTATTGCCCGTCGTTCGGAAAGTGGTTCGTTTGGGACAAGATGCGATGGGCAGAAGATGAAACCGGAAAGGTCATACAGCGTGCGGCTCTGACAGTTCGCAAAATGCTCGATGAGGCTCAAACACTCGTCGATGAGTCAGCTCAGAAGAGGCTTTTCAAATATGCCCGGGCATCAGAATCAAATAACAAGATATATGCGATGCTCAATCTAGCTCGAGCCTGGCTCGGAATCAGTTCCGATGAATTGGACTCCGATCCGTGGCTACTTAACTGCAAGAACGGTATTCTGGACCTGCGCAATGGCGAGCTGCTCAAGCATCGGCAAGACAACTATATCACGAAGCTAGTGCCCTGGAATTACGATCCTGAAGCCGAATGCCCGGCATGGTTGGGGTTTCTTGATTCGATATTCCAGGGCAATCAGCACATCATCGACTACATCCAGCGCGCCGTGGGATATGCGCTGACCGGCGTGATCCGTGAGCAGTGCCTGTTCTTCCTTTACGGAGTTGGGTCAAACGGCAAGAGCACATTCCTGAATGTTATTCAGGACGTTCTGGGAGACTATGCCAAGGATACGCCGACTGAGTCGTTGATGGTAAAGCAAAACGACGGCATATCCAACGATATCGCCAGACTCAGGGGTGCACGCTTCGTAACTGCTGTAGAGGCCGAGGCTGATAAGCGTATGGCCGAGAGCCTCGTAAAGCGGCTTACCGGCGGCGACACCATCACAGCGCGCTTTATGCGGCAGGAGTTCTTCCAGTTCCGGGGCACGTTCAAGATATTCCTTGCGACCAACCATAAGCCGGGTGTCAGGGGCACTGACGACGGAATCTGGCGGCGTATCAAAATGATTCCGTTCCTTGTCCGTATACCCGACAGCGAGCAGGACGCTACGCTGCCTGACCGCCTGCGGGAAGAAGCCGAGGGTGTTCTTGCCTGGGCCGTGAGAGGCTGCCGGATTTGGCAAAAACAGGGGCTTGGAGAGCCGGAGGAGGTAACAGCCGCGACCGCAGAATATCGCGATGAAATGGACTTCCTGGGGCCGTTTGTCGCCGACCGGTGTATCTTGCAGGCGACTCAATCTGTTAAGGCGAGCGATCTATACAAAGAGTATCTCGACTACTGCGACGTCAACAAAGACAAGCCCCTCAGTAGCACCAAATTCGGGCGCATGATGATGGATAGACCCGGGATTAGAAAACAGCGTCACAGCTCTGGAAATGGTATCGAGTATTGGGGGATTGGGCTAGGAAAGCTAGGAGCTTGCCTAAGTTATGCGGAGCACAATGAATATGACGAAATATAG